One region of Scomber scombrus chromosome 10, fScoSco1.1, whole genome shotgun sequence genomic DNA includes:
- the LOC133987773 gene encoding uncharacterized protein LOC133987773, protein MNIHQVLFFCFLSALQDGDTGLSNAIQLYAGAEGGSGSLTYSFTSSGNTKFFCKGECKEENILIKTDDVTAQSGRYSIKYKDGSSGTRSVTVTITQLTKSDAGRYRYGLGGSLFPDSYSDFDLIVTDEAPLGENTRFIPAETEGGNVTRECIGTDYGTRKFFCKDECKKEEDNLVETKGNKAEIDRYSIKYTKVSEYGLYVTITQLKKSDSGWYKCGYRRPSSTDSSYSFPIFVIDAPTTEEPNWTLRPFPTSVPSASTPATTQSLISSSGSFTPSSSFPETTEQSAETEGGNVTRVCNAAVHGSMKFFCKDECKKEEDILVETAENTALNGRYSIKYIEGSGMYVTITQLEKSDTGRYKCGYGRALSPDSFDWFPIIVVDAVSGVSLPSYFWPLVASMSLIIVMVAVVLLFVYKLMTRRNSGLNTRETSDSRNMELSVVYVHYENRPPVHYKNRPPVSMSEDPVYQSLDAAGMDPDQTYSALRETTNK, encoded by the exons ATGAATATCCACCAGGTtctgttcttctgcttcttatcaG CACTGCAGGATGGAGACACTGGACTCAGCAATGCAATACAACTTTATGCTGGAGCTGAAGGAGGAAGTGGTTCACTGACTTACTCCTTCACTTCATCTGGAAACACCAAGTTCTTCTGTAAAGGAGaatgtaaagaagaaaacattctcattaaaacagatgatgtcacagctcagAGCGGCAGATACAGCATCAAATATAAAGACGGATCCTCTGGAACAAGAAGTGTGACTGTGACCATCACACAGCTGACCAAGTCGGACGCAGGACGGTACAGATATGGTTTGGGTGGATCTTTGTTCCCAGATTCTTACAGTGACTTCGACCTCATAGTTACAGATG AAGCACCGTTGGGGGAAAACACTCGTTTCATCCCTGCAGAAACTGAGGGAGGAAATGTCACTCGTGAATGCATTGGTACTGACTATGGAACCAGGAAGTTCTTCTGTaaggatgaatgtaaaaaagaagaagacaatcTGGTTGAAACAAAGGGGAACAAAGCTGAGATTGACAGATACAGTATTAAATATACAAAAGTATCTGAATATGGACTGTATGTGACCATCACACAGCTGAAGAAGTCGGACTCAGGATGGTACAAGTGTGGTTACCGCAGACCTTCGTCTACAGATTCATCCTACTCATTCCCGATCTTTGTTATAGATG CTCCAACCACTGAAGAACCAAACTGGACTCTCCGACCTTTTCCAACATCAGTCCCATCAGCCTCCAcaccagcaacaacacagagttTAATCTCCAGTTCAGGAAgcttcacaccttcatcatcttTCCCTGAAACCACAGAGCAGTCTGCAG AAACTGAGGGAGGAAATGTCACTCGTGTATGCAATGCTGCTGTCCATGGAAGCATGAAGTTCTTCTGTaaggatgaatgtaaaaaagaagaagacatccTGGTTGAAACAGCAGAGAACACAGCTCTGAATGGCAGATACAGCATTAAATATATAGAAGGATCTGGAATGTATGTGACCATCACACAGCTGGAGAAGTCGGACACAGGACGGTACAAGTGTGGTTACGGCAGAGCTTTGTCTCCAGATTCATTCGACTGGTTCCCGATCATTGTTGTAGATG CCGTCTCCGGTGTCTCTCTTCCAAGTTACTTCTGGCCTCTGGTTGCATCTATGTCTCTGATTATTGTGATGGTTGCTGTTGTTCTGCTGTTCGTCTACAAACTGATGACGAGGAGGAACTCTGGTTTGAACACCAGAGAAACTTCAGACAGCAGAAACATGGAG TTATCTGTCGTCTATGTCCACTATGAGAACCGTCCTCCTGTCCACTATAAGAACCGTCCTCCTGTCTCCATGAGTGAAGATCCCGTCTACCAGAGTCTGGATGCAGCCGGCATGGATCCAGACCAAACCTACTCTGCACTTAGagagacaacaaacaaataa